The Pseudomonas sp. DG56-2 genome contains a region encoding:
- a CDS encoding CHAD domain-containing protein: MSVMLDHVIAQVLALQIRLLSCQARLAADTDGEALHDLRIATRRLRSLLRPLRELPGVEQLEGAAKALGNLTTPLRDREVLAAQLLEREQMVAAQTRLVHRQATFASVAESAELGRLLAIIDAFPIFLRAAEREGLIRRLHRRIDKRLEKQWDKLREALQDPAHDRHRLRLLIKRVRYGAQAYPQLEHAGRRLRRLLKAAQSDLGSWHDHLQWLLQADQQHDLRPCVDHWQAQLHDAEQRADVTLERLLVVLKQR; the protein is encoded by the coding sequence ATGTCGGTCATGCTCGACCATGTGATTGCCCAGGTACTGGCCTTGCAGATTCGTTTGCTCAGCTGTCAGGCGCGTCTGGCGGCTGACACCGACGGCGAAGCGTTGCACGACCTGCGCATCGCCACTCGGCGTTTGCGCAGCTTGCTGCGACCATTGCGTGAGCTGCCCGGCGTCGAGCAGCTTGAAGGGGCGGCAAAAGCGCTGGGCAATCTGACGACGCCGTTGCGTGATCGCGAGGTACTTGCGGCGCAGTTGCTCGAACGCGAGCAGATGGTGGCGGCACAGACGCGCCTGGTGCATCGTCAGGCAACTTTTGCCAGCGTTGCCGAGAGTGCCGAGTTGGGGCGTTTGCTGGCAATTATCGACGCCTTTCCGATTTTTCTGCGGGCAGCTGAGCGCGAGGGTTTGATCCGCCGCTTGCACCGGCGTATCGACAAGCGCCTGGAGAAACAGTGGGACAAGCTCCGCGAGGCGTTGCAGGACCCGGCCCACGATCGACACCGTCTGCGTCTGCTGATCAAGCGCGTGCGCTATGGCGCGCAAGCCTATCCGCAACTGGAGCACGCCGGGCGCCGCCTGCGGCGCTTGCTCAAAGCCGCGCAAAGCGATTTGGGCAGTTGGCATGACCATTTGCAATGGCTGTTGCAAGCCGACCAGCAGCATGACCTCAGGCCTTGTGTCGATCACTGGCAGGCACAGTTGCACGACGCCGAACAACGGGCTGATGTGACGCTGGAACGCTTACTCGTGGTGCTTAAGCAGCGATAA
- a CDS encoding acyl-CoA thioesterase II — protein sequence MNFSQLLKTVRLHPQAVSIPASWAQGRACFGGLMAALLYETMRAKTSPGRPVRSLAITFVGPAEPDVPISFEVELLREGKAVSSLLGRAMQNGQVVTLMQGSFGGGRESVVDVAALPAVEMRSVDESATELPYIKGITPEFMQHVSLRWAIGGIPFSNNHSRSMGGWVRLRDEGGDETLSEAHLLALVDAWPPTLLSHLKRPAAGSTLTWTIEFVQPVPSLTTLDWCKYCVQTEHARDGYGHAASALWTDKGELLAISRQTVTVFA from the coding sequence ATGAATTTCTCGCAATTACTCAAGACAGTCCGTCTGCATCCCCAGGCAGTCTCCATTCCTGCCAGCTGGGCGCAGGGGCGTGCCTGTTTTGGCGGTTTGATGGCGGCACTGCTATACGAAACCATGCGTGCCAAGACATCACCTGGACGTCCAGTGCGCTCCCTGGCTATCACCTTTGTCGGGCCCGCCGAGCCGGATGTGCCGATCAGTTTCGAGGTGGAACTGCTGCGCGAAGGCAAGGCAGTCAGTTCGCTGCTCGGCCGTGCCATGCAGAACGGTCAGGTAGTCACCCTGATGCAGGGCAGTTTTGGTGGCGGGCGTGAGTCAGTGGTCGACGTTGCAGCATTGCCTGCTGTGGAAATGCGCAGTGTGGACGAGTCCGCGACCGAACTCCCTTACATCAAGGGAATAACTCCCGAGTTCATGCAGCATGTATCGCTGCGCTGGGCGATTGGCGGTATTCCTTTCAGCAACAACCACTCGCGCAGCATGGGCGGATGGGTGAGGTTGCGCGACGAAGGTGGTGACGAAACCTTGAGTGAAGCGCACCTGCTGGCATTGGTAGATGCCTGGCCACCGACCTTGCTCTCGCACCTGAAACGGCCAGCGGCAGGCAGCACCCTGACATGGACCATCGAGTTCGTTCAGCCAGTGCCGAGCCTGACCACCCTGGACTGGTGCAAATACTGCGTGCAAACAGAACATGCCCGCGATGGTTACGGCCATGCAGCGTCGGCCCTGTGGACCGACAAGGGCGAATTACTGGCCATCAGCCGGCAGACAGTGACCGTCTTTGCCTGA
- a CDS encoding Mpo1-like protein: MSKRLPNLHAWQWRGYHHNHRNPTNLVLHLIAVPLFILGVLLVLSGLFSLDLAQLAVGIIALIAALGLQRQGHRLEKQQPEPFSSRKDAVGRLLVEQFITFPRFVLSGAWWRAWRDRHRH; the protein is encoded by the coding sequence ATGAGCAAACGCTTACCCAATCTGCACGCCTGGCAATGGCGCGGCTATCACCACAACCACCGCAACCCGACCAACCTGGTGCTGCATTTGATCGCCGTGCCGTTGTTCATCCTGGGTGTGCTGCTGGTGCTGTCCGGATTGTTCTCCCTGGACCTCGCGCAACTGGCCGTCGGCATTATCGCCTTGATCGCGGCCCTTGGCCTGCAACGCCAGGGCCATCGCCTCGAGAAACAACAGCCGGAGCCCTTCAGCAGCCGTAAGGATGCCGTCGGGCGACTGCTGGTCGAGCAGTTCATTACTTTTCCGCGCTTCGTCCTTAGCGGTGCATGGTGGCGCGCCTGGCGGGACCGCCATCGCCACTGA
- a CDS encoding methyl-accepting chemotaxis protein, whose protein sequence is MGAWLSNISLKYKFWAVNAVAFVTTLFVVLYAVHLEQQARAQEAQARAESQAQLLAAWPAGQALPHNPLWLQYAPGQAPSFADENLEALANAQGWVELHGLALTGTNPVSGAQVISREGQQIAVLAPSPSLLQVFTDRFTNYAICVLILMLAMLCASQLLIRFLLSQLNTLKDVMLHVEKTGDLSARVPLSCGDEVGQMASAFNAMQTTYHRVVNTVARTAAQLDSGAARLASSMNDVRHGMLGQQSETDQAATAINEMTATVYHIAQHAGATRDLSQTADTLAGSGQEVVSRVQTSISGLSSGVQQTAEMIRQLAEDSQKINGVVSVIHSIAEQTNLLALNAAIEAARAGDLGRGFAVVADEVRNLAKRVQASTDEITTMVSALQAGTRDAVDFMQESSFKADDCVQQAQEAGAALAEITSAVAQMRESNTQIAVAAEQQSQVAEEMNRAVVSIRDVTEETVQQTVDSATTSSELATLAGELNKAIGQLKL, encoded by the coding sequence ATGGGTGCCTGGCTTAGCAATATCTCCTTGAAATACAAGTTCTGGGCCGTCAACGCAGTGGCCTTCGTAACGACGTTGTTCGTGGTGCTGTATGCCGTACATCTTGAGCAGCAGGCCCGGGCACAGGAAGCCCAGGCCAGAGCCGAATCGCAGGCCCAATTGCTGGCTGCCTGGCCTGCAGGCCAAGCCCTGCCGCACAACCCCTTGTGGTTGCAGTACGCCCCTGGACAAGCGCCGTCCTTTGCCGATGAAAACCTTGAGGCCCTGGCCAATGCCCAGGGTTGGGTAGAGCTGCACGGCCTGGCACTGACTGGCACCAACCCAGTGAGCGGCGCCCAGGTCATCAGCCGCGAAGGCCAACAGATCGCGGTCCTTGCGCCCTCCCCCAGCCTGCTACAGGTGTTTACCGACCGTTTCACCAATTACGCGATCTGCGTCCTGATCCTGATGCTGGCCATGCTCTGCGCCTCGCAGTTGCTGATCCGTTTCTTGCTCAGCCAGCTCAACACCCTCAAGGATGTGATGCTGCATGTGGAAAAGACCGGCGACCTCTCGGCGCGGGTCCCCTTGTCCTGCGGCGATGAAGTCGGCCAGATGGCCAGCGCATTCAATGCCATGCAGACCACCTACCACCGCGTGGTCAACACCGTTGCGCGTACGGCTGCACAGCTCGATTCAGGTGCTGCGCGCCTGGCCTCGAGCATGAACGATGTACGCCACGGGATGCTCGGGCAGCAGAGCGAAACCGATCAGGCCGCCACTGCTATCAACGAAATGACCGCCACCGTTTACCACATCGCCCAACACGCCGGTGCTACCCGGGACTTGTCGCAGACTGCCGACACGCTGGCTGGCAGTGGCCAGGAAGTGGTCAGCCGGGTGCAGACTTCGATCTCAGGATTGTCCAGCGGTGTACAGCAAACAGCCGAGATGATTCGCCAACTGGCCGAGGATAGCCAGAAGATCAATGGTGTAGTCAGCGTCATCCACAGCATTGCCGAACAGACCAACCTGCTGGCCCTCAACGCGGCTATCGAAGCCGCCCGCGCCGGAGACCTGGGCCGCGGCTTTGCCGTTGTCGCCGACGAAGTGCGCAACCTGGCCAAGCGCGTGCAGGCCTCCACCGACGAAATCACCACCATGGTTTCAGCGCTGCAGGCAGGCACCCGCGATGCCGTGGACTTCATGCAGGAAAGCTCATTCAAGGCTGACGATTGCGTGCAACAGGCTCAGGAGGCAGGGGCCGCCCTGGCCGAGATCACCAGCGCCGTGGCGCAGATGCGTGAAAGCAATACCCAGATTGCAGTCGCCGCCGAGCAACAAAGTCAGGTAGCAGAAGAAATGAATCGCGCGGTGGTGAGCATTCGTGACGTCACCGAAGAGACCGTGCAACAGACGGTCGATTCGGCCACCACCAGCAGCGAGCTGGCCACCCTCGCTGGCGAGCTCAACAAGGCCATTGGCCAACTAAAGCTATAA
- a CDS encoding TatD family hydrolase yields the protein MQLIDIGVNLTNPSFADKHQAILDRAQAAGVVQMLVTGTSLEGSEQALELCLALDESGQRLFSTAGVHPHDASSWNAASARNLRALLVQPRVRAVGECGLDFNRDFSPRPQQEKALEEQLALAAELQMPVFLHERDASERLLAILKDYRDRLPAAVVHCFTGERSALFGYLDLDLHIGITGWICDERRGTHLHPLVSSIPEGRLMLESDAPYLLPRSLRPKPKSGRNEPAFLTEVLREVALHRGESPERLAAHTSACARSFFGLPVII from the coding sequence ATGCAACTCATCGACATCGGCGTCAATCTGACCAACCCAAGTTTTGCCGACAAGCACCAAGCGATTCTCGATCGTGCCCAAGCCGCCGGTGTGGTGCAAATGCTGGTCACAGGCACCAGCCTTGAGGGTAGCGAGCAAGCGTTGGAACTGTGCCTGGCGCTGGATGAAAGCGGCCAGCGCTTGTTCAGCACCGCCGGGGTACACCCCCATGACGCCAGTAGCTGGAACGCTGCTAGCGCGCGCAACTTGCGCGCTTTGCTGGTGCAACCGCGCGTGCGTGCAGTGGGTGAATGCGGGCTCGACTTCAACCGTGACTTTTCGCCGCGCCCTCAACAAGAAAAAGCCCTGGAGGAGCAACTGGCCCTGGCGGCCGAACTGCAGATGCCGGTGTTTCTCCATGAGCGCGATGCCAGCGAGCGGCTGTTGGCAATCCTCAAAGACTATCGCGACCGCCTGCCCGCCGCGGTCGTGCACTGTTTCACCGGCGAACGCAGCGCCCTGTTCGGCTACCTGGATCTTGATCTGCACATAGGCATCACTGGCTGGATCTGCGATGAACGTCGCGGCACCCACTTGCACCCGTTGGTCAGCAGTATCCCCGAAGGCCGTCTGATGCTGGAGAGTGATGCCCCCTACCTGCTGCCACGCAGCCTGCGACCAAAGCCCAAGAGCGGCCGCAACGAACCGGCATTCCTCACGGAAGTATTGCGCGAAGTTGCGCTGCATCGTGGCGAAAGCCCCGAGCGACTTGCCGCTCATACTAGTGCTTGCGCCCGCAGTTTCTTTGGCTTGCCCGTGATTATTTGA
- a CDS encoding transglycosylase SLT domain-containing protein: MTRALFLLIVLSLGLLQAGPASARLPGPQQSTVKTQVRDLAQIRSSRVLKVLVNQSRNSSGEVKGESVGVEYHRLRALEHYLNARARDGQEIRLKIIPRAKEQLLAALQRGEADLAAPGELLDPTSTRGLVASDPVVDNVQMVLVGRKGERSFQRVEQLSGRTLALTSASAAGDTLHEINQKLALRKLPPIKIEWVDPTLAVEDVLEMVQAGIFHLTVVEQPIAERWARVMPKLRIDRKVQVAAPEAMRWYVRRDAVMLHASVDRFLQGYRPPANQDAAFERIYRRLYRVHNPLARKDRKRLEALRPVLQRHASEQNIDWLNLAAVAFKESSLNPAARGAGGTHGLMQITSSAAQRVGVSNISNVDGNVQASARYMALIRRKFFSSNQLNERERMAFTLAAYNLGPERVQAMRAEARRRGLNGNQWFFQTERIAMEQVGMGPVSYVNSVNKYFLAFDRERLSLEQQRRK; this comes from the coding sequence ATGACCCGAGCGCTGTTTCTGTTGATTGTGCTTAGCCTAGGGCTGCTGCAGGCAGGGCCTGCGAGTGCGCGTTTGCCCGGGCCACAACAGTCGACGGTCAAGACCCAGGTTCGAGACCTTGCACAGATTCGCAGCAGCCGGGTGCTCAAGGTACTGGTCAATCAGAGTCGCAATAGTTCCGGTGAAGTCAAAGGCGAGTCGGTGGGGGTTGAATACCATCGCCTGCGTGCCTTGGAGCATTACCTTAACGCTCGCGCACGCGATGGTCAGGAAATTCGCCTGAAAATCATCCCCCGAGCCAAGGAGCAGTTGTTGGCTGCATTGCAGCGTGGTGAGGCCGACTTAGCGGCGCCGGGCGAGTTGCTCGATCCGACTTCCACACGCGGGTTGGTCGCCAGCGATCCGGTGGTGGATAACGTTCAGATGGTGTTGGTCGGACGCAAGGGGGAGCGCAGTTTCCAGCGGGTCGAACAGTTGTCTGGCCGAACCTTGGCCCTGACCAGTGCCAGCGCCGCCGGAGATACCTTGCATGAGATCAACCAGAAGCTGGCCTTACGCAAGTTGCCGCCGATCAAAATCGAATGGGTCGATCCTACGTTGGCGGTGGAAGATGTACTCGAGATGGTTCAAGCCGGCATTTTTCATCTAACGGTGGTCGAACAGCCGATTGCCGAACGCTGGGCCAGGGTCATGCCCAAGCTGCGTATCGATCGCAAAGTGCAGGTAGCCGCTCCCGAGGCCATGCGCTGGTATGTGCGACGCGATGCGGTAATGCTGCACGCCAGTGTTGACCGCTTCCTCCAAGGCTATCGACCACCGGCGAACCAGGACGCGGCTTTTGAGCGTATCTACCGGCGCCTGTACCGGGTTCACAACCCGCTGGCGCGCAAGGATCGCAAACGCCTGGAAGCGTTGCGTCCAGTGTTGCAACGCCATGCCAGCGAGCAGAATATCGATTGGTTGAACCTGGCTGCCGTAGCCTTCAAGGAGTCCTCGTTGAACCCCGCGGCCCGAGGTGCCGGGGGAACCCATGGGTTGATGCAGATTACCTCGAGTGCGGCCCAGCGGGTGGGTGTGAGCAATATCAGCAATGTCGACGGTAATGTGCAGGCCAGCGCGCGGTACATGGCACTGATTCGGCGCAAGTTCTTTTCCAGCAACCAGCTCAACGAGCGTGAGCGCATGGCATTCACCCTGGCTGCCTACAACCTGGGGCCGGAGCGGGTTCAAGCCATGCGTGCCGAAGCTCGCAGGCGTGGGCTCAACGGCAACCAGTGGTTTTTCCAGACCGAGCGTATCGCCATGGAGCAGGTGGGGATGGGGCCGGTCAGTTATGTGAACAGCGTGAACAAATATTTCCTGGCATTTGATCGCGAGCGGCTGTCGCTTGAGCAACAACGGCGCAAGTGA
- the greB gene encoding transcription elongation factor GreB, which produces MSTQIITKEGHEALKQELDHLWRVKRPDITQKVTWAASLGDRSENADYQYNKKLLREIDRRVRYLRKRLEDMRVVEYSPEQEGRVFFGAWVEIENEEGQTKRFRIVGYDEIYGRMDYISIDSPMARALLKKEVGDEVVVQTPSGEMCWWINAIDYEK; this is translated from the coding sequence TTGAGCACCCAAATCATCACAAAGGAAGGTCATGAAGCCCTGAAGCAGGAGCTGGACCATCTATGGCGGGTCAAGCGCCCGGATATCACCCAGAAAGTGACCTGGGCGGCATCGCTGGGCGACCGTAGTGAAAACGCCGATTACCAGTACAACAAAAAACTGTTGCGAGAAATCGACCGGCGTGTGCGCTACCTGCGCAAGCGCCTGGAAGACATGCGAGTGGTGGAGTATTCGCCAGAGCAGGAGGGGCGGGTGTTTTTTGGCGCCTGGGTCGAGATCGAGAACGAAGAAGGCCAGACCAAGCGTTTTCGAATCGTCGGCTATGACGAGATTTACGGGCGCATGGACTACATCTCGATTGACTCGCCCATGGCCCGGGCATTGTTGAAGAAAGAGGTCGGCGACGAAGTCGTGGTCCAGACCCCTTCCGGAGAAATGTGTTGGTGGATCAACGCCATCGATTACGAGAAGTGA
- a CDS encoding ABC transporter permease, producing the protein MARLPLFRLFALALRQLLRDARAGELRVLFFALLVAVAASTAIGYFGARLNGAMLLRATEFLGADLVLQGSSPAQAEQITSGKSVGLSHAQVVEFSSVIATDNGIQLSSVKAADNAYPLRGELRSAAEPYASEISGGGPAPGEAWVEPRLLAALNLNIGDTIDVGMKTLRMSRVLTFEPDRAGNFYSLTPRVLINLADLDATGVVQPGSRVTYRELWRGESEALASYRNSVSKTLAPNQRLQDARDGNRQIGGALGKAERYLNMASLVAVLLAGVAVALSASRFAARRFDASALLRCLGLSRRQALSLFCLQLAILGSLAALGGAVLGWLAQLGLFKLLQGLMPAQIPPGGLAPALAGVATGLVALAGFALPPLAALGRVPPLRVLRRDLLPVPPSSWLVYGAALLALALIMWRLSLDLLLTFALLGGGLVAAVLLGGLLLLGLRSLRRLLAGAPLAWRLGLGQLLRHPLAAAGQSLAFGLILLAMALIALLRAELLDTWQNQLPKDAPNYFALNILPDDKNTFAQRLHEFTTQAAPLFPVIPGRLTEINGQAVQQIVSKESTGDRAVQRDLSLTWAAELPQGNALSEGQWWQASPAIDSDLPGVSVEAELAQSLKLKMGDQLTFSIGGQQRQAVVSSLRTVNWDSFQPNFYMIFQPGTLQDLPTTYLTSFFLAPGHDQQVVALSRAFPAVTILQVDALLEQLRSILAQVTLAVEYVLLFVLAAGLAVLFAGLQATLDERIRQGALLRALGAGRSLLIKARRIEFGLLGAASGLLAAIGCELITLLLYRYAFDLSWSPHPWLLLLPVIGALLIGGAGVYGTRRALNASPLAVLREG; encoded by the coding sequence ATGGCCCGCCTGCCGTTGTTCCGTTTATTTGCCCTGGCCTTGCGTCAGCTCCTGCGCGACGCCCGTGCAGGTGAACTGCGGGTATTGTTTTTCGCTCTGCTGGTAGCAGTCGCCGCCAGTACAGCCATCGGCTACTTCGGTGCGCGCCTCAACGGCGCCATGCTGCTACGCGCCACCGAGTTTCTTGGCGCCGACCTGGTACTGCAAGGTAGCTCGCCAGCCCAGGCCGAACAGATAACCAGCGGCAAATCCGTAGGCCTGTCGCATGCTCAGGTTGTCGAATTTTCCAGCGTGATTGCCACCGACAACGGCATCCAGTTATCCAGCGTCAAGGCCGCCGACAACGCCTACCCCCTGCGCGGCGAGTTACGCAGCGCCGCCGAGCCCTATGCCAGCGAAATCAGCGGCGGCGGTCCCGCCCCTGGTGAAGCCTGGGTGGAGCCGCGTCTGCTGGCCGCGCTGAACCTGAACATCGGCGACACTATCGATGTTGGCATGAAAACCCTGCGCATGAGCCGGGTGCTGACTTTTGAACCTGACCGTGCTGGCAACTTCTACAGCCTGACGCCGCGCGTGTTGATCAACCTTGCCGACCTCGATGCCACGGGCGTGGTGCAACCAGGCAGTCGTGTCACTTACCGTGAACTCTGGCGCGGCGAGTCCGAGGCCTTGGCCAGTTACCGGAACAGTGTCAGCAAAACCCTGGCACCCAACCAGCGACTGCAAGACGCTCGCGACGGCAACCGGCAGATCGGCGGCGCGCTGGGCAAGGCCGAGCGCTATCTGAACATGGCCAGTCTGGTCGCGGTGCTGCTGGCCGGGGTAGCGGTGGCCTTGTCGGCCAGTCGCTTTGCCGCTCGTCGATTTGATGCCAGTGCCCTACTGCGCTGCCTGGGGCTGTCACGACGCCAGGCCCTGAGCCTGTTCTGTCTGCAATTGGCAATACTCGGAAGCCTCGCGGCCCTGGGGGGCGCTGTGCTTGGCTGGCTGGCCCAACTGGGTCTATTCAAGCTACTGCAAGGCTTGATGCCCGCACAAATTCCGCCCGGAGGCCTGGCGCCGGCATTGGCCGGAGTCGCCACTGGACTGGTCGCCTTGGCAGGCTTTGCCTTACCGCCTCTGGCTGCACTGGGCCGGGTACCGCCGCTGCGGGTGCTGCGCCGCGATCTGCTACCGGTTCCGCCGAGCAGTTGGCTGGTTTACGGTGCAGCGCTGTTGGCACTGGCCCTGATTATGTGGCGCTTGAGCCTGGACCTTTTGCTGACCTTCGCCTTGCTCGGTGGTGGCCTGGTCGCCGCAGTGCTACTGGGTGGCTTGTTATTGCTTGGGCTGCGCAGCCTTCGACGCCTGCTTGCCGGCGCGCCCTTGGCCTGGCGCCTGGGCCTGGGTCAACTGTTGCGCCACCCACTGGCAGCCGCCGGACAATCCCTGGCCTTCGGCCTGATCCTGCTGGCCATGGCGCTGATCGCACTGCTGCGCGCCGAATTGCTCGACACCTGGCAAAACCAGCTTCCCAAGGACGCGCCGAATTATTTCGCACTGAATATCCTGCCCGACGACAAGAATACTTTCGCTCAGCGCTTGCATGAGTTCACTACCCAGGCTGCCCCTCTCTTTCCCGTAATTCCGGGGCGCCTGACCGAAATCAACGGCCAGGCCGTGCAGCAAATCGTCAGCAAGGAATCCACCGGTGACCGCGCAGTGCAACGCGACCTGAGCCTGACCTGGGCAGCCGAGCTGCCACAGGGCAACGCCCTGAGCGAAGGCCAGTGGTGGCAGGCCAGCCCCGCTATCGACAGTGACCTTCCTGGGGTGTCGGTGGAAGCCGAACTGGCCCAGAGCCTGAAGCTGAAAATGGGCGACCAGCTCACGTTCAGTATTGGCGGCCAGCAACGCCAGGCAGTGGTCAGCAGCTTGCGCACGGTCAACTGGGACAGCTTCCAGCCCAACTTCTACATGATCTTCCAACCCGGCACCCTGCAAGACCTGCCCACTACCTACCTGACCAGTTTCTTCCTCGCGCCGGGTCATGATCAGCAGGTGGTAGCCCTGTCGCGGGCGTTCCCGGCAGTCACAATCCTGCAGGTTGATGCATTGCTCGAACAATTACGCAGCATTCTCGCCCAGGTCACGCTGGCGGTTGAGTATGTGCTGTTGTTCGTGCTTGCCGCAGGGCTGGCCGTGTTGTTTGCCGGACTGCAAGCCACGCTGGACGAGCGCATTCGCCAAGGTGCACTGCTGCGCGCCCTCGGTGCTGGGCGCAGCCTGTTGATCAAGGCGCGGCGTATCGAGTTCGGTCTACTGGGCGCAGCCAGCGGATTGTTGGCGGCGATCGGCTGCGAATTGATTACCCTGCTGCTATATCGCTACGCCTTCGACCTGAGCTGGAGCCCGCATCCATGGCTACTGCTGTTGCCAGTGATCGGTGCGCTGCTGATTGGCGGCGCCGGGGTATACGGCACTCGTCGCGCGCTCAATGCCAGTCCGTTGGCCGTGTTGCGCGAAGGGTGA
- a CDS encoding ABC transporter ATP-binding protein, translating to MGPSILTARNLSKVVPSAEGDLTILHELSLELKQGDSLAIVGASGSGKSTLLGLLAGLDLPSAGSVTLAGQDLGQLDEDQRARVRAEHVGFVFQSFQLLDSLNALENVMLPLELDGRRDAREHARSLLERVGLGQRLSHSPRQLSGGEQQRVAIARAFAAEPAVLFADEPTGNLDSHTGERISDLLFELNKERGTTLVLVTHDERLAQRCRRLIRLDAGHLVAPLEP from the coding sequence ATGGGCCCCAGCATTCTCACTGCGCGGAACCTTAGCAAAGTGGTTCCCAGCGCGGAAGGCGACCTGACCATCCTGCACGAACTTTCACTGGAATTGAAACAAGGCGACAGCCTCGCCATCGTCGGAGCCTCGGGTTCGGGAAAATCGACACTACTGGGCCTGCTGGCTGGCCTGGACTTGCCCAGTGCCGGTTCCGTCACCCTCGCAGGGCAAGACCTCGGCCAACTGGACGAAGACCAACGGGCCCGGGTACGGGCCGAACATGTAGGGTTTGTGTTCCAGTCGTTCCAACTGCTCGACAGCCTCAATGCCTTGGAAAACGTCATGCTACCCCTGGAACTCGACGGTCGCCGCGATGCACGTGAGCATGCTCGCAGCCTGCTCGAACGGGTCGGCCTGGGCCAGCGCCTGAGCCATTCGCCGCGCCAGCTGTCCGGTGGCGAGCAGCAACGCGTTGCCATTGCCCGGGCCTTTGCCGCCGAACCTGCAGTCCTGTTCGCCGATGAACCCACCGGTAACCTCGACAGCCACACCGGCGAACGAATCAGTGACCTGCTGTTCGAGCTGAACAAGGAGCGTGGTACCACCTTGGTACTGGTCACCCATGACGAGCGGCTGGCCCAGCGCTGCCGTCGCCTGATCCGCCTGGACGCCGGCCATCTGGTCGCGCCGTTGGAGCCCTGA
- a CDS encoding arylesterase gives MRVWLLSAGLALMCMAQGAAAGTVLIVGDSISAAFGLDTRQGWVALLEQRLKSEGFDAKVINASISGDTSAGGQARLPALLAEHKPTLVVLELGGNDGLRGQLPKQLQQNLASMIDSARQSGAKVLLLGMRLPPNYGKRYTEAFAQVFTDLQSEKKVPLVPFFLEGVGGVPELMQADGIHPGQSAQARLLENAWPQLKPLL, from the coding sequence ATGCGAGTGTGGTTATTGAGTGCTGGCCTGGCCTTGATGTGCATGGCGCAGGGCGCAGCAGCGGGTACCGTGCTGATTGTTGGCGATAGTATCAGTGCCGCTTTCGGCCTGGATACCCGCCAAGGTTGGGTTGCTTTGCTGGAACAACGCCTGAAATCCGAGGGTTTTGATGCAAAAGTGATCAACGCTTCGATCAGCGGGGATACCAGCGCAGGCGGCCAGGCGCGGCTGCCGGCGCTGCTTGCAGAGCACAAGCCGACGCTGGTGGTATTGGAGCTGGGGGGCAACGATGGCTTGCGTGGACAGTTGCCTAAACAATTGCAACAAAATCTTGCCTCGATGATCGACAGCGCTCGCCAATCAGGTGCCAAGGTACTCTTGTTGGGTATGCGTTTGCCGCCTAATTACGGCAAACGCTACACCGAGGCCTTTGCGCAGGTCTTCACCGACTTGCAGAGTGAAAAAAAGGTGCCCCTGGTGCCATTTTTCCTCGAAGGCGTGGGCGGAGTGCCCGAACTGATGCAGGCGGATGGCATTCATCCAGGGCAGAGTGCCCAGGCCCGTTTGTTGGAAAATGCCTGGCCGCAGCTAAAACCGCTGCTTTGA